A single genomic interval of Struthio camelus isolate bStrCam1 chromosome 9, bStrCam1.hap1, whole genome shotgun sequence harbors:
- the SERPINE2 gene encoding glia-derived nexin isoform X2, which yields MNWHFLLLFILGTLTSVCSQFSFYPLEELSSDVGIQVFNQIVKTKPQDNVVVSPHGIASVLGVLQLGADGKTKKQLTTMMRYSVNAGSKEESQHHETSQLSPDHQQVLRGPPVVHRIQFENLCYGVGKALKKINRLIVSKKNKDIVTIANAVFAKSGFKMEVPFVTRNKEVFQCSVKSVDFEDPNTACDSINQWVKNETRGMIDQVVAPDDIDGSLTRLVLVNAVYFKGLWKSRFRPENTKKRPFYGADGKTYQVPMLSQLSIFRCGTTSTPNELWYNIIELPYHGEMISMLIALPTESTTPLSAIIPHISTKTIGSWMTTMVAKRVQVILPKFTAVAETDLKEPLKALGITDMFDQSKANFAKITRTEGLHVSHVLQKTKIEVSEDGTKASAATTAILIARSSPPWFIVDRPFVFFIRHNPTGTILFMGQINKP from the exons ATGAACTGGCACTTCCTACTTCTCTTTATTCTTGGGACTTTAACATCTGTATGTTCCCAGTTCAGTTTTTATCCTTTGGAGGAACTGAGCTCTGATGTTGGAATCCAGGTCTTCAATCAGATAGTGAAAACTAAACCTCAGGACAATGTTGTGGTTTCTCCACATGGGATTGCATCAGTATTGGGGGTGTTGCAGCTGGGTGCTGATGGCAAGACAAAGAAGCAGCTGACAACTATGATGAGATACAGCGTAAATG CTGGAAGCAAGGAGGAGAGCCAGCATCATGAGACCAGCCAGCTCTCCCCGGACCACCAGCAAGTGCTCCGTGGACCACCAGTGGTCCACAGAATACAGTTTGAGAACCTCTGTTATG GAGTTGGTAAAGCGTTAAAGAAGATAAACAGGCTCATAGTCtcaaaaaagaataaagacatTGTTACAATTGCTAATGCAGTATTTGCAAAGAGTGGCTTTAAAATGGAAGTGCCTTTTGTTACAAGGAACAAAGAGGTGTTTCAGTGCAGCGTCAAGAGCGTGGACTTTGAGGACCCAAATACAGCATGTGATTCCATCAACCAGTGGGTAAAAAATGAAACGAGGG GTATGATCGATCAAGTTGTAGCTCCTGATGATATTGATGGTAGTTTGACCAGACTGGTTCTGGTAAATGCTGTGTATTTCAAGGGCTTATGGAAATCACGATTTCGAcctgaaaatacaaagaaacGTCCATTTTATGGAGCGGATGGCAAGACCTACCAAGTTCCCATGCTGTCCCAGTTATCTATCTTCCGCTGTG GCACTACAAGTACCCCAAATGAGCTGTGGTATAATATAATTGAATTGCCATACCACGGTGAAATGATAAGCATGTTGATTGCTCTGCCTACGGAAAGCACAACGCCGCTCTCTGCTATCATTCCCCACATCAGCACAAAAACAATAGGAAGCTGGATGACAACCATGGTAGCAAAAAGAGTGCAGGTTATTTTACCCAA ATTTACAGCAGTAGCAGAAACGGATTTAAAGGAGCCTCTGAAAGCACTTGGCATTACGGATATGTTTGACCAGTCAAAGGCAAACTTTGCAAAAATAACAA GAACAGAAGGTCTTCATGTATCTCATGTTCTGCAAAAGACAAAAATTGAAGTTAGTGAAGATGGAACCAAAGCTTCTGCAGCAACAA CTGCAATTTTAATAGCCAGGTCGTCTCCTCCTTGGTTCATAGTAGACAGGCCATTTGTATTTTTCATCCGGCACAATCCTACAG GTACAATCTTGTTTATGGGACAAATAAACAAGCCTTGA
- the SERPINE2 gene encoding glia-derived nexin isoform X3, translating to MNWHFLLLFILGTLTSVCSQFSFYPLEELSSDVGIQVFNQIVKTKPQDNVVVSPHGIASVLGVLQLGADGKTKKQLTTMMRYSVNGVGKALKKINRLIVSKKNKDIVTIANAVFAKSGFKMEVPFVTRNKEVFQCSVKSVDFEDPNTACDSINQWVKNETRGMIDQVVAPDDIDGSLTRLVLVNAVYFKGLWKSRFRPENTKKRPFYGADGKTYQVPMLSQLSIFRCGTTSTPNELWYNIIELPYHGEMISMLIALPTESTTPLSAIIPHISTKTIGSWMTTMVAKRVQVILPKFTAVAETDLKEPLKALGITDMFDQSKANFAKITRTEGLHVSHVLQKTKIEVSEDGTKASAATTAILIARSSPPWFIVDRPFVFFIRHNPTGTILFMGQINKP from the exons ATGAACTGGCACTTCCTACTTCTCTTTATTCTTGGGACTTTAACATCTGTATGTTCCCAGTTCAGTTTTTATCCTTTGGAGGAACTGAGCTCTGATGTTGGAATCCAGGTCTTCAATCAGATAGTGAAAACTAAACCTCAGGACAATGTTGTGGTTTCTCCACATGGGATTGCATCAGTATTGGGGGTGTTGCAGCTGGGTGCTGATGGCAAGACAAAGAAGCAGCTGACAACTATGATGAGATACAGCGTAAATG GAGTTGGTAAAGCGTTAAAGAAGATAAACAGGCTCATAGTCtcaaaaaagaataaagacatTGTTACAATTGCTAATGCAGTATTTGCAAAGAGTGGCTTTAAAATGGAAGTGCCTTTTGTTACAAGGAACAAAGAGGTGTTTCAGTGCAGCGTCAAGAGCGTGGACTTTGAGGACCCAAATACAGCATGTGATTCCATCAACCAGTGGGTAAAAAATGAAACGAGGG GTATGATCGATCAAGTTGTAGCTCCTGATGATATTGATGGTAGTTTGACCAGACTGGTTCTGGTAAATGCTGTGTATTTCAAGGGCTTATGGAAATCACGATTTCGAcctgaaaatacaaagaaacGTCCATTTTATGGAGCGGATGGCAAGACCTACCAAGTTCCCATGCTGTCCCAGTTATCTATCTTCCGCTGTG GCACTACAAGTACCCCAAATGAGCTGTGGTATAATATAATTGAATTGCCATACCACGGTGAAATGATAAGCATGTTGATTGCTCTGCCTACGGAAAGCACAACGCCGCTCTCTGCTATCATTCCCCACATCAGCACAAAAACAATAGGAAGCTGGATGACAACCATGGTAGCAAAAAGAGTGCAGGTTATTTTACCCAA ATTTACAGCAGTAGCAGAAACGGATTTAAAGGAGCCTCTGAAAGCACTTGGCATTACGGATATGTTTGACCAGTCAAAGGCAAACTTTGCAAAAATAACAA GAACAGAAGGTCTTCATGTATCTCATGTTCTGCAAAAGACAAAAATTGAAGTTAGTGAAGATGGAACCAAAGCTTCTGCAGCAACAA CTGCAATTTTAATAGCCAGGTCGTCTCCTCCTTGGTTCATAGTAGACAGGCCATTTGTATTTTTCATCCGGCACAATCCTACAG GTACAATCTTGTTTATGGGACAAATAAACAAGCCTTGA
- the SERPINE2 gene encoding glia-derived nexin isoform X1 gives MNWHFLLLFILGTLTSVCSQFSFYPLEELSSDVGIQVFNQIVKTKPQDNVVVSPHGIASVLGVLQLGADGKTKKQLTTMMRYSVNAAGSKEESQHHETSQLSPDHQQVLRGPPVVHRIQFENLCYGVGKALKKINRLIVSKKNKDIVTIANAVFAKSGFKMEVPFVTRNKEVFQCSVKSVDFEDPNTACDSINQWVKNETRGMIDQVVAPDDIDGSLTRLVLVNAVYFKGLWKSRFRPENTKKRPFYGADGKTYQVPMLSQLSIFRCGTTSTPNELWYNIIELPYHGEMISMLIALPTESTTPLSAIIPHISTKTIGSWMTTMVAKRVQVILPKFTAVAETDLKEPLKALGITDMFDQSKANFAKITRTEGLHVSHVLQKTKIEVSEDGTKASAATTAILIARSSPPWFIVDRPFVFFIRHNPTGTILFMGQINKP, from the exons ATGAACTGGCACTTCCTACTTCTCTTTATTCTTGGGACTTTAACATCTGTATGTTCCCAGTTCAGTTTTTATCCTTTGGAGGAACTGAGCTCTGATGTTGGAATCCAGGTCTTCAATCAGATAGTGAAAACTAAACCTCAGGACAATGTTGTGGTTTCTCCACATGGGATTGCATCAGTATTGGGGGTGTTGCAGCTGGGTGCTGATGGCAAGACAAAGAAGCAGCTGACAACTATGATGAGATACAGCGTAAATG CAGCTGGAAGCAAGGAGGAGAGCCAGCATCATGAGACCAGCCAGCTCTCCCCGGACCACCAGCAAGTGCTCCGTGGACCACCAGTGGTCCACAGAATACAGTTTGAGAACCTCTGTTATG GAGTTGGTAAAGCGTTAAAGAAGATAAACAGGCTCATAGTCtcaaaaaagaataaagacatTGTTACAATTGCTAATGCAGTATTTGCAAAGAGTGGCTTTAAAATGGAAGTGCCTTTTGTTACAAGGAACAAAGAGGTGTTTCAGTGCAGCGTCAAGAGCGTGGACTTTGAGGACCCAAATACAGCATGTGATTCCATCAACCAGTGGGTAAAAAATGAAACGAGGG GTATGATCGATCAAGTTGTAGCTCCTGATGATATTGATGGTAGTTTGACCAGACTGGTTCTGGTAAATGCTGTGTATTTCAAGGGCTTATGGAAATCACGATTTCGAcctgaaaatacaaagaaacGTCCATTTTATGGAGCGGATGGCAAGACCTACCAAGTTCCCATGCTGTCCCAGTTATCTATCTTCCGCTGTG GCACTACAAGTACCCCAAATGAGCTGTGGTATAATATAATTGAATTGCCATACCACGGTGAAATGATAAGCATGTTGATTGCTCTGCCTACGGAAAGCACAACGCCGCTCTCTGCTATCATTCCCCACATCAGCACAAAAACAATAGGAAGCTGGATGACAACCATGGTAGCAAAAAGAGTGCAGGTTATTTTACCCAA ATTTACAGCAGTAGCAGAAACGGATTTAAAGGAGCCTCTGAAAGCACTTGGCATTACGGATATGTTTGACCAGTCAAAGGCAAACTTTGCAAAAATAACAA GAACAGAAGGTCTTCATGTATCTCATGTTCTGCAAAAGACAAAAATTGAAGTTAGTGAAGATGGAACCAAAGCTTCTGCAGCAACAA CTGCAATTTTAATAGCCAGGTCGTCTCCTCCTTGGTTCATAGTAGACAGGCCATTTGTATTTTTCATCCGGCACAATCCTACAG GTACAATCTTGTTTATGGGACAAATAAACAAGCCTTGA